The following nucleotide sequence is from Euleptes europaea isolate rEulEur1 chromosome 3, rEulEur1.hap1, whole genome shotgun sequence.
agatctcctgggattagaactgatctccaggtgacagagatcagctcacctggagaacatggcagctcTGGAGcatagactctatggcgttataccccactgaggtctctcccctctccaaaccctcccctcctcaggctccacccccaaaatctccaggtatttcccaacctgaagatggcaaccctaaggggtaaaataatgataataataatgtgtTATTTATTACCTAATGGGAGaaagatattttttttcaaatagaCACTCTACCTATGCTCAAAAGACTTCatcttacttttatttatttacttactttatttatatcccacccttccccgcAATGTGGCTTACCCAACGTGGCCACCCAACGTGGCttacattttatcctcccaacaaccctgtgaagtaggttaggtcacccagcaagcttaccttaattttaaaaaatccctagtGGAAAAAGGCAATCCCCCCATGTATACAGTGACTCAGATGGGTTCATGAAACCACAGCTATGTTTCACTTGGGAGAAATGCCTTCTGTATGTGCTCAGAGGCACCAGGACTTTTGAAAAGAAAAGGTGGCCACCCTAGTTGATAAAGCAAAGGGGCCCAGGGACTTGTTTTCAGACAACTGAAAAGAGGGTTCTACATGTGAAACAATtagctatttccccccccccccacaaatctgtTCCTTGGTAAAGATGTTTATTTACTTCCCTGGAGGCTATGTGCTTtgttaccccccaccccagagctaAGCACACACAGAAAGAGACAAAACCCTCCTATTATAACTTTTTGAAAATGCAACAAGCAACCGTGTTCTCACCCTGTTATGGGTGCAGCATCAGAATATTCAGCACAACTACCTGAATGCAGGAAAACGGTCACAGCCGGCATCCTTATGAAACATTTGCCATTTTATGTATAAAatctaggcttgccaatctccgggtggggcttggagatagggttgccaacctgcaggtggcacctggagatctccagcttattgctctccagacaaccaagttcagttccctggagaaaatggttgctttggaaggtggactctacagtattatactctgctgaggtcctgcccctccccaaaccccaccctcttcaggctccacccccaaaatctccaggtatttcccaatccagagctggcaatcctacctggagatctcctggaattacaactgatctccagaccacagagatcagttcccctagagaacatGGGTGCCCTTGGATTATGGACTCTATGGGaatatgccccactgaggtccctcccttccccaaacccctccatccccaagctccactcccaaacgtccaggcatttcccaatacAGAGCAGGCCACTCTAAACcgcaattcttttttaaaaaagaaaagagcaaacagGAATACAACTAAAGCCCTCTGTAGCAAGGCTGCCCCACCTCCTCCTtcacacaggtagggttgccaactctgggtcaggAAACTCCTAGCAATCTGGTGGTAGAGTCTGGAGAGAtgacggtttggggaggggagtgatgtATGCAGGGCATAatcccatacagtccatcctccgaGGGGCTAGTTTcttcaggggaatggatctctgtcatctggaaatcagctgtaattctggcagatctccaggccccacctggaggttggcaaccctaacacaagggcattctgtttctctcccccccccacccccaaatctgggcTGGATTTGCATGAACACAACTAACACCACAAAAGGCGGGGATAACAAGGCCCTCTAGCTTAGCATATCTCCGGCACAGGCTGAGGAGCCCCCGTTTCTCTAAAGCTCGCCTGTTTCACCCAAGAGTCAGTTGCGTTCCAACCCTGGTAGCACCGTTCAAGTCTGCAACTTTGCAGATATTCATTGCACTGGCTTGAACCAGCAATATCCAGCATTTATATCATATTTTAGCATCGTGCTGCCTCAGTATTCCTTACAACAACCCATTCAAGTATGCTGGTTTTATTATCCTGATATTAAAGTCGGGGGTGGGGTGCCAAAGCTAAGAGAATGGTGTGCCTTTCCTAAGGCAACCCAGTGACttttagagagccagtggggtgtagtggttaagagtggtggactctaatctggagaaccaggttcgattctctactcttccatatgaagcctgctaggtgaccttgggctagtcacagttctctctgaaccctctcagccccacctccctcacaaggcgtctgttgtggggaggagaaaggaaagaaaagtgtaagccactttgagactctttaaaggtagagaaaattgggggtgcaaaaaccaactcttcattgtggcagaggagggatttgaaccagggatttcCTAGCTCTCAGCCAAGGCTTATAATGATGCTCAGCCGGCTCTGGATATCTCAAATATCTCCCGTTCTCCTCCGCTGTCTCGCCTTCTCTGACATCTCCCCCACAATCTCCATTAGTCATCTCATAGTTGACTCTTTGGCGATTCAAAATGTCCGTCTCTCCTCTTTGCTCGCGCTTCCGGTATTGGAACCAGCTGGTGCTGTTGCCACGGCGACAACACTGAAAAGCACCCATGTCGCCAAGCCGTGCACCTTCATGGTTTAGTCCCAGCCATCTCCCTCACTGTGCAAggcagggggagtggggagaccccttccagccGATGTTTCTCCACATGCAGTCAGCCTCTGAACCCCAGTACCAGAAGGCAgcattaggggtagggttgccaacctccaggtcctagctggagatctcccgctattacaactgatctgcagccgatagagatcagttcccctggagaaaatggctgctttggccattgggctctatggcattgaagtccctcccttccccaaaccctgacctcctcaggctctgccccaaaaacctcctaatcaggggaaggcctcagcctcggtgctctgttgctggacctccagcaGAACTGGCTGACCACTcttgtgagagaggatgctggactagatggaccctcacgggtctgatccagcagggcccttctgatgttcttatggtctgatgttcttatgatctgatgttcttggtctctgtgcccttcagagggactggttggccactgtgtgagacataACGTTACGTTGGACTACAGGAaccctccctggtctgatccagcagggctcttctgatgttcgtttcagggaaggcctcagcctccatgccctgtggttggacctctagaggaaccagttggccactctgtgagacagagtgagacaggatgctggaccaggcggactgctggtctgagccagcagggctctgCTTATGTTCTGGCACTTGCTGTCAATGGGCCCACCTCAACAGAGCCTGCCCACCACGAAGGGGGCCCATCTAGGGCTCAGAAAACCTCCTGCTTTAGACTGCAGAAAggaagtggggtgtgtgtgtcaaggcCACCAAATGGAGGCTGGTGGCAGTGGGTCACAAGTTGCATAGGACTGCTTTTGGGGGGACACCACCCCAGGGGATATTTGGTGAGGGATCATCACTCGGTGGCCTTTGGAGAACAGCCAATGGGGTTGTTgtttcctcccctgccccaacCCCAGCCTCCCCAGTGTCCCCTCCAAATCCCTTCCTGCccctgactgggggggggggcagcatctcTTGCTGATCACCAGTCTGCCCAGCCGGTTGACGGTGGCCCCCAGCACAGAACTGGATTCCTGCCATCCTCAGAACTGGGGCAATtccctggaggagaaggaaaaaggtACCAGACTTTCTAATCCCAATCCTGCAATATATGAATGCATCATAAACAGTaccacagagcatgtgcagagttcatTACCATCACCATTGGATAACTTTCCATTGAAATGGCTTCCAAAGAGGTTCGAGGACCAGCAAttctcattttagaaattaaagcacgcacacacaccctgcccccTGGCTCTCCTTCCTGCCATTCGACCACCTCCTACCTTTGCATGCCAAGATGAGCCCAGATGGGATATGGTAGAAGTCCATGGCTCTCCCCCACAAAGCTGGCTAAAAATATCTCACAGGTGGCAACTGGGAATCAagcccttgcccccccccacacacacattttggacTACTGCCTCACACAGCCTTCCCTTCcacatcgggttgccaggtccaggtctggaaattcctagagacttgggggtagagcctggggagggcaaagtcTGAAGGGGGAacggacctcagcagagtatgatGCCACCgagaccaccctccaaaccagccatttcctccaggtgtaCAGATCTctgtttgtctggagatcagttgtaattccgggagatctccagaacccacctggaagttggcaaccacagtTCAGGGACAGATTGCAAgcttaaaacagccctggaggaAGGTGGGCCAAACAGGGGCCCTGTTTAGCTCTGGCCCGGAGTGACAGGCATGATTGGCATCTCAGGGGCCGCTTGTCCCATCTTGATCATGCAACCCAGACGCACATACACAGTAAATCCAAGGGCCAGTTTGCCCAGACATCTGTCTTAGTGGGAATGGGTTGCTGCACAAACCAGGCTGGGCTCTGTCTGCCCTGTTAACCCCACCCTCTTGATCCCCACCAAATAAAAACGCAGACCTAACGCAGCCAATTTCCCATCTTGCCTGGACAGCAGTCAGATTGCCAAGGGAAGACACTTGGCAATCTGACTGCTGTCCAGGCACGATGGGAAATTGGGAAAGCTCCCGTGCCACTTCCAGCTGTGTGCCAGATAGAAATTCACACTTCCTCAGCTGGAAATGTGATGGGAAAAGACTCACCTGTTGGTTTTTGTTGCTTTTCATCCAGATGTTAAAGCCATGGAAGATGTGTCAGAAGAACTGGCACGTCTTCTTTACAGAGATGCCACCCACCTGGTGTTTAAAAGGACATACACAGCCAGCTGCCAGAAGGAAGATGAGGCCCAACAATAcatttttctgcattctcatttcccCTGCTTGTGTTTTCCTGTACCTTTGgatttttttctgttctgcacATATTTTGCTCCCTCTGGTGGTCGATTCAATATTACATCACTTTATATCCAGCATtgaaacctgcagtttaaatctgcaggaagCTATGCTGGACATGAAGTGATGTAATATTGAATCGACcaccagagggagcaaaacatgcgcagaccagaaaaaaaccccaaaacaacaggaatgcacaagtgaggaaaatgagaatgcagaaaagcccaacaGTAGGGCTTAAATCCTAACAGCATAGCGGCAGGAATTCTAAAAGACTGCCTTTGGGCATGTACAAAGTGCATTTTGGGTTCCATGAAGTTGCAATGGGCAGCTGTCCCACACTGGGATTCAGAAAAGAGAAGAGTTTATTCAGAGAATGAAACTTCGTAGCTGTGTTGGGCTCTATTGCCTCTTGGAAATTAAAACGCGCACACATCATCTTGCTCCACAGACCACCCCACATGATCTACATCACTTGGTGCTGCCAAAGGAAGATGGGAGAACATGCATCAGAAATAACTGTAGTTGTCTCAAATCAGTAAACCCAACTGCATTCTAGTGAGAAAAAatacccctacacacacacacacacaaatgcagacTCACATGCAGGCAGTGGTGGTGACCGAAGATCATTtatcactgggggtgggaggaatcCTAAATGGTGCCCTCCATTGTAAATATAGAAACAGACTCAAGAACTGACGATTTGCCATCTTTTAGCATTACCCTGAAACCAGCCACTTGAGACATCACAGCTATTGCCCAATATAACCTGGATTAATAATTTCTTACTGGGTGTAAACCCAACATGGGAACTGCATAACCTTGCCATGGAGAAGTAGGTTTTGCATTCAGTATTTCACTCCGAATAATGTTGATGCGCAAATTTATATGTGTTGGAGGTGAATTCTGTGCTGACACTCAAGACGGGAAACGCCTGGTTCTTCTGGGGGTTGGGGAAAGCCAAGGGAAACATATTTCTCCAACAAGCTAAAATGAAACAAGCCAAGGCCCGGTGGGTTgcatcctcccccccctccccacccgtaACTTGCTGTTGTAAACGAAATCAGTCACAAAGTCAACCTATGTTTATACTTCAAGGGCCACGGCTGGTTCAGGAATTTGGGTTtgagggggcaggaggggggcaTGCCCCACTTCCAAGCCAAACTCTTCAGAATGTTAGGCAGCTGCTCACGTAGGAAAAGCCTCGTCAAGTTgtaaagcaaaaaaaagggggggtcggTCTCCCATCTGGAAAGCATTAAAAAGAGGCCCTGTGCACATGCCAtgtggaaaaaaaaatttttttttaatgaaccacAACCCCTGCACAGAGCCTCCAAAGACTTTCTCCTCGCTTCCCCTGTGCTCAGGTTTCTGTTTGCAATGACCTGGCGAGATATTCAGATGGTACAAATTAGACATACACTCCATAAAagaaatctctcccccctccccaactccaatCTCTGAACCTAGCCGTTCCCAAACTGTGTGCACAGAGAAATGCATCCGTGAAATCACAAAAGAATCCCAAAGCGGAGGGTGCCGACTTGTCTCTGCTGGATTTACGGTTCTGGTGTCAATAATTCTGCCGCCTTTCTGTATTGGGCTGAAATCGGACCAATCCATTGCTTCACGATTCGGAGATTCAACAGTGGCcctcagaggaggctgcctggTGTGCTTCTGCATGATGTGAAATATCCCCATCTGGAGGCAATAACCACAGATAACTCAGACTCTGGCTCTGGCTCTCAACTGacatgatttggggggggggacctgagaACCGAAGAAATTATAGGCATGTGTTACAGGAACAAATCGCATTTCAGCACCAGGGCTGACGTTGGGACCTCAGGCAGAGACCGAAGGCACACCCAAATGTGTGGAAGTCAGAGGGGAACTGAGGGGAGCTGAGGATTGCCAATTCGGTCGGTGAGCTGAGGGGATGTTAGCTGTAATTGAGGGAGACCTGAccccatctagaggttggcaaccctaaggttgcgAGGCTGATTTTTGCCTTGGGTAGACAGGTTTGGCAGGTTCTGGGTTGCTTCACAGACCAGAGAGGATAGTGGTGGGCCTACATGCCTGGAAGCAGACCTTCTCGCCCACCACTTTCCCAAGGAGCAGCCCCTGTCTCCAGCCTCCAAGAGAATCCAAATCGCAGGCAAAATCCCCAACCGTTTCTTTTTGGAGCGGGGAGCAGGGACAGGATTCGGATGCAGTGCTTGGCCTTGCTGAAAGAGTCTCCCAGCCCTTCCCCTCTTTGGGTAGCAAGGAGAGTGTGCGCCTTTCCACAAGCCATTAGTAATAATTTAGCTGAGCCAGGGTtgctggtgtggggggaggggcaggccgAGGCCCCCACCCCGCTTTCCTGTACTGGGGACGGAGAGGGGGATGGGAGAAGTGCCGTGCGTTCCTGGAGATGGAATTTGGAAAGCGCAACCACTTTCCTGGCTGTGCAGCAGAGCATCTGGTTTTCATAAGGCGCTCTGTGCTGGCCAGGCGGTGGGGAGCTCAGAGGAAAGAGACCGGCGGCGACACACaccagaaggagagagagaggcacaCAGACCAGaatgtagccccccccccttgaactGCCCGCTGGAGAAAGGGCAAAAATGGAATTGCTGGATCCAATATTGGGGGTGGAGGTTAAAAAGGGAGCGTAGTGCTGCTGGgaatcatgtagggttgccaacctccaggtggtaaaccacaaaaaagaaaggctctgtgctgtatagttagtagcaagcaaaaaaacaacaacagcacaacAAGATATATTATATAAACACGAAAAACTATATTTAAAGTGACAGAAGTGAATAAGACACCAAGACAAAAAACATACAAAGTGAAACAATTGAAACTATATACAATATGCACAAATGTATAGAAAATATCAGCCTGTGAGTTGAATAAACAACAAAGTATCAATCTTTACAGTAATGTATCAATCTTCACACATTGACCAGAGTCAATATAATACAAAAgataatattttcttcttcttcttttttatatagaTAAGTCACAGGCTTGAAAGGATATTCTCCAAGTCAAGTCACTCCATAGCCatgcagagaaagagaaaggatgtgtcgtctagatcatgtgaccacgtttcgctatgggcttcatcagctacataatCTGTGCATAATAAAATACAAGGAAGTGACTTGGAGGATATCCTTTCAAGCCTGTGACTTacctatataaaaaagaaaaagaaattatctTTTGTATTATATTGACTCTGGTCAATGTGTGAAGATTGATACATTACTGTAAAGACTGATACTTTGTTGTTTATTCAACTCACAGGCTGATACTTTCGATACATTTGTGCATATTGTATATAGTTTCAATTGTTTCACTTTGTATGTTTTTTGTCTTGGGGTCTTATTCACTTCTGTCACTTTAAATAtagtttttcatgtttatttAATATATCttcttgtgttgtttttttgcttgcaacctccaggtggtggctggagatctcctggtattatgactgatctccagacgacagagatcagttcaccaggagaaaatggcggccttggaaggtgaactctatggcattataccccattgaagtcccctccccaagcatcgccctcctcagactccacctacaaaatctccagttatttccaacctggagctggcaaccctaaaatcatGTTTAATTATGTACCACTGAGGGGAGGGGTGAAAACCAGTGCAGGCTAGCTCCACAAGACCATGGAGCAAAATGGACTCTGAGGAAGTGCAGAGTGCCTCTGTTGTGCCTTTGAAGGAAGAAACAGTTTTTAGCAGAGAGGGTATTAATTTCACGCAGAGTTGAGAGCCAGAATCTTTTCTTTACAATTTTAACTTTTGTTCCAGCCTACCAGAGAAGAGGGAGTAAACAGCTTTTTCCTAAAGCTTTCCCCCCATTTActcgttttctccagaggaagcaGCAATGCTGTTTatctcctttcctcccctctttcACCCCAGTTGCTTGCTAGCCtcagttactctctctctctctctctctctctctgtctcacacaCAGAGTATGCCCATACCCATAATAGCAATAAAAGTCATGCAGGCGCAGCAGACTGATCATGGTTTTTAAGAGAAATGAATGTGGCTTGAGACatgctgtttcccccctcctcccattccACTGGTTCCAGACAAATAGTTTTTGCAGGTTTTTTGAAACTGTACAAAACCACACAATACTTGTCTGCAGAGATGGAAACAAGCGTACACACCGCAAGCAGCAATGTCAGCTCTCTTTCAACTGCCTTCCAGACAAACATGCACCTCCCCATTATCACCAGTTTCCAGCCCAGCTCACTAGGTGAGCCTCGGGTTAAATGTACATCCGCCAAAAATCTACAGGACTTTGAGCTCCCCAAAGCTTTGTTTCTAGATCACAGTTTCGTACATAGTTGCACAGAGATTTGGCCAGCATTAGCTGCAGTAAGAATGcaaaacatgaaagtaagaggaggaggagaagagttggtttttatatgccgattttctctaccttttaaggagaatcaaatcagcttacaatcacccccctccccacaacagacaccttatgaggtaggtcgagagagttcatagagagctgggactagcccaaggtcacccagcaggcttcatgcataggagtggggaagccaacctggttctccagattacagtctgccgctcatgtggaggagcggggaatcaaactcaggaaTCAAAGTCCACTACTTTTAGCCACTTCACCAGGGGTGGGgcatgtcaggcccgggggccatttaaggcccgcgaaatcatttggtctggcccttcgtgggtcctgacagatctctagctcagaaggatctaaggctggtgatccgccccctcccacagacaggaatagcctctattcaaggcagatgtgagtttgttttgctgagaaaaggaaccttttctcccccttgcagaagagtcattagctatggagctgctaggaccacccaagaaactgtgttaaccctttcccacccgggccatggagaaacgtattggtcggctaatttttaagttgataattttgtatggcccacgaatgatgttacaaatatacaaatggcccttggcataaaaaaggttccccacccctccactacaccatgctggctctccttgacAACATGGAGACCAGCTGAAGTATGcctctgggttcaaatcttggaCCCCAAGACGTTGCTTTCCCAGAAGCAAAAAAGGACAATATGTAAAGAGGCATTTGGTGGTTGTGGGAATGGGACTTCCTGGCTGTCCACTTTGTGGGATGGAAAAGGGaacacagagatcacttcccctggagaaaatggctgctttagagagttGACTCGACAGCGTCATACCCTGCTAATCTCCCattcctgcccaaaccctgccctccccagaattCACTCCCCaaatgtctaggaatttcccaacccagagttggcagccctagacctGGGTTCACCACCCTCCTTTGAGCAAGAAGTTAGAggcacatttacacacacacacacacacacacacacacacacacacacaaagccactgAATTTTATTTACAAAGAGAGACAGGAGAGAAGAAAACATTAGTCTAGAAATACAAGACTGGCAGTGTGGATTCAGATTCCAGAGCTTTGTACCAAAACTTGGACTCCTGAGCGGTTAGCAGTACAAACCGATAATAAAtacttttccttaaaaaaaatggattagaaagaaagaggggagggagaaagcgCCTGCCTCAGCAGTTTGCGTGCAGCACCTGGGGAAAGGGGTGAGAACACCGCGCTGACCATCTCCGGCTCTTTTGACAGAACGTTCTAATTTTGTTACGCTTTTCTCAGGGCAAAAGGGGAAAAGGTCTGTCCTGGAGAGGAACCATGCTGCATGGAgacatggggtgggtgggtgggaagagggtTGGCAGGAGGTTTAGAAAGGGGACTTGGATGGTTCCAAAGGGGTCTTCAAGCCAAAGGGAGGAACCCAAGGAGATTGCAGGGGTTGTGGGAGACGAACATCCCTCACACGGTTGTCATGACTTTGAGGGAGCCGGAGCGGAACCGCATGATCTTCTTCTTCAGAGCATGGGAGGCTTTGATTTTGACGAAAACCTTGGGCTGCCCGCCAGCTGACTTCCCAGGCCCAGAGGCGGACACGAGTTGTGGGGAGAGCTGCTGTGGCCACACCAGGCCACCACTCTCGTCTGTGTCGCTGGACGCCCCGCTACTGTAAGGGGGAGGCGATTCGCTCAGGCTGGACTCGCTGTCTGCATAGACCAGGCCTTCCTCCAGACGGCACACAGGGGCTTGGCGGGCTGGCTCTCCCGAACACTCAGAGTCACTACCAGCATAACTATACCCAACTGTGCCTACCCCCTGCTGGATCCGGTGTGGCTCAACGGCACCTCCTGTCGACGGGTCCTCTTGAAAGATTTCAGCCGTCGAGCGCCATTTGCGGTAGCCGCCAGCCGTCTGTCCATGGGGCCTCCGTTGTCGGGCTGGTTTTAGAGCCGCTTCCTCCCGTTCGGCTGTCCCGTACTTGACTCCTGGTTTATTGAGAAGGCTGTTTTCAGACTGTGAGCGGGCAGCCTTCCTAGACCGGGGAGAGCTTTTTCTTCCTGCCccctttctccccaccacctCACCCCCCTCTTCAGTGAAGCGGCATTTCTTGGTGGGTGCCGATACCCGTGGTCGCTCCCTTGTTGTTAGAGGGGTCCGTTCTGGTGAGAACTCCACCGAGCGGCCCTTGGTGAGAGGCGGGGGTTTCTTTTTGGCAGCCCGGTGCGCTTGCTGGGCCCtcgtcagctgttgggcagggatgTACTGGGCTTTCACCATTAAGCAGGCCCCATCCTCAGGCTCGTAAGATATGGGGTCCTGGCCATTCCGCTGGGGGGCTCCATCCTCTCCATCCGGCAGAGGGGATGGCGGGTAAGCAGCTTCATATTGATCCAATGAAGTAGGCCTCATGTGTGCAAGAGCCTGGAGCTTGGGGGGTTTCTTGAGGCTAGAATGGGGTGGGCTATAGTCCTCTGCTACCACCTTGGCAGCCAATGTCCTCTCGGCAGCAGCGTCCCAGGAGGACCAAATGCGCGTAGATGCCGCGGCTCCACCCTCATGGCCGCAGGGGGAAGGGGTGCTGCTTCCTCTTTCCATGGCTGGAGGGTGCTTGCGGTCTGCCTGAGGGGGAAGCAGCTCCGTGGGTCTCTTACAGGAGCTGTTCTGCCTGGCCACGCCGCCCTtggctggggcagggggttccgaGCTGAGGCTAGTCCGGGGTTTGCTGCCTCTCACCAGCTGGCTGCGGCGACGGATGAGGCGCGAGATGTAACTCTCCACTTTGTGACAGTGCGAGGCAGCCTCGGAATAGAATTGGAACTCGCTGCCATAGGCGTCCAGGTTTCCCTCTTGATCTGCTGGGTAACCCAATGCTTGGGAGGTGGCTGAAGAGAAGGCAGGGTCCTCGTACAAATGGCTACGGATTAAGGGGTTCTGCAGGGCCACAGCATGGAGAGGGCTGGGGTACAGGAAAGGGTCTGGTGGGTAGCGTGTTGTCAACGGCTCTGTGGA
It contains:
- the DACT3 gene encoding dapper homolog 3 encodes the protein MPISPGGRANERRYADEAGDSAGAAAARAHRGSFGAALGGAARTMMRPFSFPASPERSRLRGWLEGTLAGLCELHLLRERQERRVRQALRLAHGSPAKHGEGEAGGGGGGGEPAPEDQLDSLPGLMWELEQQLGVLRLYPEKTGGEGTETDSWPSSGFYEGPQSAVTSDSPASRFGDSSSSFPSASGSYSRIGYASERPKSVGDMANSSKDGANRSKVPRSFSAPYSSSQDYSTEPLTTRYPPDPFLYPSPLHAVALQNPLIRSHLYEDPAFSSATSQALGYPADQEGNLDAYGSEFQFYSEAASHCHKVESYISRLIRRRSQLVRGSKPRTSLSSEPPAPAKGGVARQNSSCKRPTELLPPQADRKHPPAMERGSSTPSPCGHEGGAAASTRIWSSWDAAAERTLAAKVVAEDYSPPHSSLKKPPKLQALAHMRPTSLDQYEAAYPPSPLPDGEDGAPQRNGQDPISYEPEDGACLMVKAQYIPAQQLTRAQQAHRAAKKKPPPLTKGRSVEFSPERTPLTTRERPRVSAPTKKCRFTEEGGEVVGRKGAGRKSSPRSRKAARSQSENSLLNKPGVKYGTAEREEAALKPARQRRPHGQTAGGYRKWRSTAEIFQEDPSTGGAVEPHRIQQGVGTVGYSYAGSDSECSGEPARQAPVCRLEEGLVYADSESSLSESPPPYSSGASSDTDESGGLVWPQQLSPQLVSASGPGKSAGGQPKVFVKIKASHALKKKIMRFRSGSLKVMTTV